A stretch of Bos indicus isolate NIAB-ARS_2022 breed Sahiwal x Tharparkar chromosome 24, NIAB-ARS_B.indTharparkar_mat_pri_1.0, whole genome shotgun sequence DNA encodes these proteins:
- the LOC139179438 gene encoding small ubiquitin-related modifier 2 codes for MADEKPKEGVKTENNDHINLKVAGQDGSVVQFKIKRHTPLSKLMKAYCERQGLSMRQIRFRFDGQPINETDTPAQLEMEDEDTIDVFQQQTGGVY; via the coding sequence ATGGCGGACGAAAAGCCCAAGGAAGGAGTCAAGACTGAGAACAACGATCATATTAATTTGAAGGTGGCGGGGCAGGATGGTTCTGTGGTGCAGTTTAAGATTAAGAGGCATACACCACTTAGTAAACTAATGAAAGCCTATTGTGAACGACAGGGTTTGTCAATGAGGCAGATCAGATTCCGATTTGACGGGCAGCCAATCAATGAAACAGACACACCTGCACAGTTGGAGATGGAAGATGAAGATACAATTGATGTATTCCAGCAGCAGACAGGAGGTGTCTACTAA